In Cycloclasticus sp., a single genomic region encodes these proteins:
- the gatC gene encoding Asp-tRNA(Asn)/Glu-tRNA(Gln) amidotransferase subunit GatC has product MSIQSEDVLKIAHLARLGIQQEQLESYASDLSNIMNLVEQMNQVDTSDIEPMAHPLDQMQRLRADVVSEGNQRDALQKNAPDIEDGLFLVPRVID; this is encoded by the coding sequence ATGTCAATTCAGTCGGAAGATGTACTGAAAATCGCACATTTGGCGAGACTTGGTATTCAACAAGAACAGCTTGAATCATATGCTTCAGATTTGTCCAATATTATGAATTTAGTCGAGCAGATGAATCAGGTCGATACGTCTGATATTGAGCCGATGGCTCACCCGTTAGATCAAATGCAACGCCTGCGAGCAGATGTTGTTTCTGAAGGTAATCAACGCGATGCTTTGCAGAAAAATGCGCCGGATATAGAAGACGGGTTGTTTTTGGTGCCACGAGTCATCGATTAA
- a CDS encoding rod shape-determining protein: MFKKIRGMFSNDLSIDLGTANTLIYALGQGIVLNEPSVVAIREDKIRGEKSFAAVGTEAKAMLGRTPGNITAIRPLKDGVIADFTITEKMLQYFIHKVHEGKFLRPSPRVLICVPCGSTQVERRAIRESASGAGAREVYLIEEPMSAAIGAGLPIDEARGSMVLDIGGGTSEIAVLSLNGIVYSESIRVGGDRFDEAIINYVRRNYGTIVGESTAERIKHTIGSAYPASQVKEMSVTGRNLAEGIPRSFTLNSNEILESLQEPVSAIVSAVKQALEQTPPELSADVAENGIVLTGGGALLSGLDKLLHEETGVPVRTADEPLTCVARGGGKVLELINEKGPNTFDLE; this comes from the coding sequence ATGTTTAAAAAAATACGCGGCATGTTTTCCAACGATTTATCAATCGACTTGGGCACAGCGAATACACTAATTTATGCGCTTGGCCAAGGCATTGTGCTTAATGAACCGTCCGTTGTCGCTATCCGTGAAGACAAAATTCGTGGTGAAAAAAGTTTTGCTGCTGTTGGCACTGAAGCCAAGGCCATGCTTGGAAGAACCCCCGGAAACATCACCGCTATTCGTCCACTAAAAGACGGTGTTATTGCCGACTTTACGATCACTGAAAAAATGCTTCAGTACTTTATTCATAAAGTGCACGAAGGCAAATTTTTACGCCCAAGTCCTCGCGTGCTTATTTGCGTACCATGCGGCTCCACTCAGGTTGAAAGAAGGGCCATTAGAGAGTCTGCTTCCGGCGCAGGTGCGCGTGAGGTTTATTTGATCGAAGAGCCTATGTCAGCAGCTATCGGTGCTGGACTGCCTATCGATGAAGCACGCGGCTCTATGGTTCTAGATATTGGTGGCGGCACCTCTGAAATCGCTGTGTTGTCATTAAATGGTATTGTTTATTCTGAATCTATCCGTGTCGGCGGCGACCGCTTCGATGAAGCTATCATTAATTATGTTCGTCGAAACTACGGCACCATCGTTGGTGAATCCACCGCCGAAAGAATCAAACACACCATCGGCTCAGCTTACCCAGCGAGCCAGGTTAAAGAAATGTCGGTCACTGGTCGTAATTTAGCAGAAGGGATACCTCGCAGCTTCACTCTCAATAGCAATGAAATCTTAGAATCCTTGCAAGAGCCCGTTAGTGCAATTGTTAGTGCCGTCAAACAAGCACTAGAACAAACACCGCCTGAGTTAAGCGCTGATGTTGCAGAAAACGGTATCGTCCTAACCGGCGGCGGCGCATTATTAAGTGGCCTAGATAAACTACTGCATGAAGAAACAGGTGTGCCTGTCCGTACTGCTGACGAGCCATTAACATGTGTCGCTCGTGGTGGCGGTAAAGTGCTGGAGTTGATTAATGAAAAAGGGCCAAATACTTTCGATTTAGAATAA
- the mreC gene encoding rod shape-determining protein MreC: protein MKPIFTKGPATSTRFIAAAIISIVLLLLAQQTGQLARFKDGLSFIVHPVLVVVDLPGKLYKSVTESTANHAELSEENKKLKSESLILKAKLQKFEALARENTRLHSLLESSFKLGEQFISASLIKVNQNPNTTNIVIDKGSRFNLYEGQAALNEDGVIGQIINVHPLTSSIMLITDPNHAIPIEINRTGLRTIALGNGIQNTLTLPYLPHNADIEIGDLLTTSGLGGVFPKGYPVATVSTLTPLPGEAFMDAEAKTVTKIERTRDILLVWSKQEPIPLLSGVAIEPEQLTPDAR, encoded by the coding sequence ATAAAACCCATTTTCACAAAAGGTCCTGCTACAAGTACGCGCTTTATTGCCGCAGCGATTATCTCTATTGTGCTATTACTACTAGCACAACAAACCGGTCAACTTGCACGCTTCAAAGACGGCCTGTCTTTTATCGTACACCCCGTTCTGGTTGTCGTTGACCTACCCGGTAAACTTTATAAGAGCGTAACTGAAAGCACCGCCAACCACGCTGAGTTATCCGAGGAGAATAAAAAGTTAAAGTCTGAATCTTTAATCTTAAAAGCCAAACTACAAAAATTTGAAGCACTTGCAAGGGAAAACACCCGCTTACATAGTTTATTAGAGTCTTCATTCAAGCTTGGCGAGCAATTTATTTCTGCCTCACTTATCAAAGTTAACCAAAACCCGAACACAACCAATATTGTTATCGACAAAGGCAGTCGCTTTAACTTATATGAGGGACAAGCTGCTCTTAACGAAGACGGTGTGATCGGCCAAATTATTAATGTACACCCCCTCACCTCATCCATTATGCTGATCACAGACCCCAATCACGCCATACCGATTGAGATAAACAGAACAGGATTAAGAACCATTGCTCTAGGTAATGGCATACAGAACACCTTAACCCTACCGTACCTTCCGCATAATGCCGATATTGAGATAGGCGACCTATTAACAACCTCAGGTCTTGGCGGTGTTTTTCCTAAGGGCTACCCAGTCGCCACTGTATCAACGCTGACACCGTTGCCAGGAGAAGCCTTCATGGACGCTGAAGCTAAGACCGTTACAAAAATTGAACGCACCCGTGATATTTTATTGGTCTGGAGCAAGCAAGAACCCATACCGCTATTGTCGGGCGTAGCCATCGAACCTGAACAGCTAACACCCGATGCACGCTAA
- the gatA gene encoding Asp-tRNA(Asn)/Glu-tRNA(Gln) amidotransferase subunit GatA: MYNKSLKELSASLRNKEVSSVELSQYFLDRIKRFDSDLNSVVTLNEEAALLTAQQADKVIQSGEAGLLTGIPLLHKDIFCTQGLKTSCGSKMLDNFIAPYTATAVSKLEQAGAITLGKTNMDEFAMGSSNETSFYGSVKNPWDLSTVPGGSSGGSAAAVAARLAPLASGTDTGGSIRQPAAFCGITGIKPTYGRVSRYGMIAFASSLDQGGAMAKSAEDAAIMLQAMSGFDEKDSTSVDKPVDDLLAHLGDSIKGLTVGLPKEFFTKDLDGDIREKIEEAIDTIKSAGATVKEISLPNINLSVPAYYVVAPAECSANLSRFDGVRFGHRCESPKDLEDLYKRSREEGFGDEVKRRIMIGAYVLSAGYYDAYYKKAQQVRRLIKNDFVEAFKEVDIIASATAPSLAFASGEKKDDPVSMYLSDIFTIGVNLAGLPGMSVPCGFIDNKPVGMQLIGNYFEESRLLNVAHQYQQLTDWHLAVPAGYEQEA; encoded by the coding sequence ATGTATAACAAATCATTAAAAGAACTGTCTGCGAGTCTTCGCAATAAAGAAGTGTCAAGTGTTGAGCTAAGCCAATACTTTTTAGACCGTATTAAGCGTTTTGATAGCGACTTAAATAGCGTCGTGACACTAAATGAGGAGGCTGCATTATTAACAGCGCAGCAAGCCGATAAGGTTATTCAGTCCGGCGAAGCTGGTTTACTGACGGGGATCCCGTTACTTCATAAAGACATTTTTTGCACACAAGGCTTAAAAACCAGTTGCGGCTCAAAAATGCTCGATAATTTTATTGCGCCTTACACGGCAACAGCGGTGAGTAAATTAGAGCAAGCGGGCGCGATCACCTTGGGTAAAACCAATATGGATGAATTTGCGATGGGTTCATCTAATGAAACGAGTTTTTATGGCAGCGTAAAAAACCCTTGGGATTTAAGCACGGTACCTGGCGGCTCTTCGGGCGGCTCTGCGGCGGCTGTTGCTGCTCGTCTAGCGCCGTTGGCAAGTGGCACAGATACCGGCGGTTCAATTCGTCAGCCGGCTGCTTTTTGTGGTATTACCGGCATTAAACCGACCTACGGGCGTGTGTCGCGTTACGGCATGATTGCCTTTGCTTCGAGCTTAGACCAAGGCGGTGCGATGGCGAAAAGTGCAGAGGATGCGGCGATTATGTTGCAAGCGATGTCGGGGTTTGATGAAAAAGATTCCACCAGCGTTGATAAGCCAGTGGATGATTTATTGGCTCATTTGGGCGACTCCATAAAAGGTTTAACCGTTGGTTTGCCAAAGGAGTTTTTCACCAAAGACCTTGATGGCGATATTCGTGAAAAAATTGAAGAAGCGATAGATACCATTAAATCAGCGGGTGCAACGGTAAAAGAAATCAGTTTGCCGAATATTAATTTGTCTGTGCCAGCCTATTATGTGGTGGCCCCTGCTGAGTGTTCAGCCAATTTGTCGCGTTTTGATGGCGTGCGATTTGGGCACCGCTGCGAATCACCTAAAGACTTAGAAGACCTTTATAAGCGTTCTCGCGAAGAAGGCTTTGGCGATGAAGTGAAGCGTAGAATTATGATTGGTGCTTACGTTTTATCGGCAGGCTATTACGACGCATATTATAAAAAAGCTCAGCAAGTTCGTCGTTTAATTAAAAATGACTTTGTTGAAGCGTTTAAAGAAGTTGATATTATCGCCAGTGCAACTGCGCCATCGCTTGCGTTTGCCTCGGGTGAGAAAAAAGATGATCCAGTATCCATGTATTTGTCGGATATCTTCACGATTGGCGTTAACTTGGCCGGCTTGCCGGGCATGTCGGTGCCGTGTGGCTTTATTGATAATAAGCCGGTAGGCATGCAACTGATTGGCAATTATTTTGAAGAATCTCGCTTACTCAATGTGGCGCATCAATATCAACAATTAACAGACTGGCACCTTGCAGTGCCGGCTGGATACGAGCAGGAGGCGTAG
- the mreD gene encoding rod shape-determining protein MreD, with the protein MHAKSSGGFIIVLSLFLSMCLNVAPWPNQVAILMPNWTLLTLMYWSIALPHKVSVFTGFITGLLFDVLTGSLLGQNALIFSIASFFSHALYPRLRNYRVWQQAYFVLFFLLSMKLLSLSINQFPIRADASYQYWLQAFSSAMIWPAIFATLRLARRRYRVQ; encoded by the coding sequence ATGCACGCTAAATCATCAGGTGGCTTCATTATTGTTTTATCGTTATTTCTTTCCATGTGCCTCAATGTCGCACCATGGCCAAATCAAGTCGCCATATTAATGCCAAATTGGACATTGCTAACGCTGATGTATTGGAGTATCGCCCTACCGCATAAAGTCAGTGTTTTCACAGGTTTTATCACGGGCCTGCTGTTTGATGTCTTAACCGGCAGTCTTCTAGGCCAAAACGCACTCATCTTTAGTATCGCGTCTTTTTTTAGTCACGCGCTCTATCCTCGCTTACGAAACTATCGGGTATGGCAACAGGCTTATTTTGTGCTGTTTTTCCTATTAAGTATGAAGCTGTTATCGTTGTCGATTAATCAATTTCCAATTCGCGCTGACGCCAGTTACCAGTACTGGCTACAGGCGTTTTCAAGCGCCATGATCTGGCCCGCTATTTTTGCCACCTTACGCTTGGCAAGAAGACGCTACAGAGTTCAATAG
- the gatB gene encoding Asp-tRNA(Asn)/Glu-tRNA(Gln) amidotransferase subunit GatB yields the protein MQWETVIGLEIHAQLSTKSKIFSGASTAYGAEPNTQACAVDLGLPGTLPVLNEQAVRFAVKFGLAIGAHIAPYSVFARKNYFYPDLPKGYQTSQFDKPIVGLGHLNIDVNGETKTIGVTRAHLEEDAGKSLHEDYQGMTGVDLNRAGTPLLEIVSEPDLRSAAEAVAYVKKLHTLVQYLGICDGNMQEGSFRCDVNVSVRPMGQDEFGTRAEIKNLNSFRFIEKAVAHEVERQIDVIEAGGKVVQETRLYDANKDETRSMRSKEEANDYRYFPCPDLLPVEITAGLLDEMREELPELPEVKKQRFQAQYKLTEYDADVLTTQRATADYYEDAVNFSDGEAKLVANWVMGELSAALNQNSLGVASSPVSAERLGGLVIRIADQTISGKIAKQVFEHLWGSDSTADEVIEREGLRQISDTGELEKIIDQLMADNQTQVEQFRAGKTKVLGFFVGSIMKQTQGKANPQEVNKLLQSKLKG from the coding sequence ATGCAATGGGAAACAGTTATTGGGCTTGAAATTCACGCTCAGCTATCAACAAAATCTAAAATTTTCTCTGGTGCGTCAACGGCGTATGGCGCAGAACCAAATACGCAAGCTTGCGCTGTTGACTTGGGCTTGCCGGGCACTTTGCCGGTGCTCAACGAACAAGCTGTTCGTTTTGCGGTGAAGTTCGGCTTGGCGATAGGCGCACATATCGCGCCGTATTCCGTGTTTGCGCGTAAAAATTATTTTTATCCAGATTTGCCAAAAGGTTATCAAACAAGCCAATTCGATAAGCCAATTGTTGGCTTAGGGCATTTGAATATCGATGTAAATGGAGAAACAAAAACCATCGGTGTCACGCGTGCGCACTTGGAAGAAGACGCTGGTAAATCATTGCATGAAGACTATCAAGGCATGACCGGTGTTGATTTGAATCGCGCCGGTACACCGCTGCTAGAAATTGTTTCAGAACCGGATCTGCGTTCAGCTGCTGAAGCCGTTGCCTATGTTAAGAAGTTGCATACCTTGGTGCAGTACTTAGGTATTTGCGATGGCAATATGCAAGAGGGTTCTTTTCGTTGTGATGTTAATGTGTCAGTGAGACCAATGGGTCAAGACGAGTTTGGCACGCGCGCGGAGATTAAGAATCTGAATTCATTCCGTTTTATAGAAAAAGCAGTCGCACACGAAGTAGAGCGCCAAATTGATGTGATTGAAGCTGGCGGAAAGGTCGTGCAAGAAACCAGACTTTATGATGCGAATAAAGATGAAACGCGTTCAATGCGATCGAAAGAAGAAGCAAATGATTACCGTTACTTCCCTTGTCCAGACTTGTTGCCGGTGGAGATAACAGCCGGTCTGTTAGACGAGATGCGTGAGGAATTGCCAGAATTACCTGAAGTGAAAAAACAGCGTTTCCAAGCGCAATACAAATTGACTGAATACGATGCGGATGTTTTAACAACGCAACGTGCAACGGCCGATTATTATGAAGACGCGGTTAATTTCTCTGATGGAGAGGCGAAGCTGGTTGCTAACTGGGTGATGGGTGAGCTCAGTGCGGCTCTTAACCAAAACAGTTTGGGGGTAGCATCTAGCCCTGTTAGTGCCGAACGTTTAGGTGGTCTAGTGATACGAATTGCCGATCAAACCATTTCAGGGAAAATTGCTAAACAAGTGTTTGAACATTTATGGGGCAGTGATTCAACGGCAGACGAAGTGATTGAGCGAGAAGGCTTAAGGCAAATTTCGGATACAGGTGAATTGGAAAAAATTATTGATCAACTGATGGCTGATAATCAGACTCAGGTAGAGCAATTTCGTGCAGGCAAAACGAAAGTATTAGGATTTTTTGTCGGTAGTATCATGAAGCAAACTCAAGGTAAGGCGAATCCACAAGAAGTGAATAAGTTATTGCAGAGTAAGTTGAAAGGATAA
- the mrdA gene encoding penicillin-binding protein 2, translating to MKTSFDLKSSLRENRLFLSRASILVIFVLILFFALIARLTYLQIQTHDKYADLAQTNRVKLSAITPVRGLIFDTHGRVLAENNPSYSLELVPEQIKDISSTIEKLSALIPVSKNEIRLFEKRRKQQKYFASVPLRNRLNDTEVAIFSAHRHLFPGVDIQARPLRHYPFPELTSHVVGYVGAINEKELKSIDPVNYRGSRFIGKTGIEKTYENELHGYVGYQQTEHTAQGRSIKVLSHTAPLSGSNLTLNLDIDLQKIAYDALGESTGSVAAIDTRTGAVRALVSKPGFNANLFAKGIDQTSYNALRDSPKRPLFNRSLRGQYPPGSTLKPFLGLAGLDYNTIKPNQKIMCPGFYQLPKQSHKYRDWKRGGHGMTTLHDSIVQSCDVYFYRLAHDLKIDRMHNFLSHFGFGQKTGIDILGEKSGLLPSRAWKKRNRNQAWYPGETLIAGIGQGFNLTTPLQLAHATAILANKGSAHTPSLVVKINDTQRQTKLTTPIELNNDEHWNLMIDAMYDVVNGARGTARKIKIGAPYKIAGKTGTAQVFSIKQDEKYEEDKVLEHLKDHALFIAFAPARNPQLAIAVIVENGGHGGSVAAPIARAIFDEYILISP from the coding sequence ATGAAAACAAGCTTCGACCTAAAAAGCTCGCTTCGAGAAAACCGCCTTTTCCTGTCACGTGCAAGCATCTTGGTTATTTTTGTTCTTATCCTATTTTTCGCCCTAATAGCCCGCCTCACTTATTTACAAATACAAACCCACGACAAATACGCTGACCTCGCTCAAACCAATCGAGTAAAACTGTCAGCTATTACGCCAGTTCGTGGCCTAATTTTTGACACCCACGGCCGAGTATTGGCTGAAAACAATCCTAGTTATAGCCTTGAACTTGTTCCCGAACAAATTAAAGACATCAGCTCAACCATCGAGAAGTTAAGCGCCTTAATACCCGTCTCTAAAAATGAAATCAGGCTCTTTGAAAAACGCCGTAAGCAACAGAAATACTTCGCCAGTGTGCCCTTAAGAAACAGGCTAAATGACACCGAAGTCGCCATATTTTCTGCTCATCGTCATTTATTCCCCGGCGTTGACATACAAGCTCGCCCACTACGGCATTACCCGTTCCCTGAGCTAACCTCTCACGTTGTCGGCTATGTTGGCGCCATTAATGAAAAAGAGCTTAAATCAATCGACCCGGTAAACTACCGTGGCTCTCGCTTTATCGGCAAAACAGGCATCGAGAAAACATATGAAAACGAGTTACACGGATATGTAGGCTACCAACAGACTGAACATACTGCTCAAGGTAGGTCCATTAAAGTACTCAGTCATACCGCGCCACTGTCGGGAAGCAACCTCACTTTGAACTTGGACATCGATTTACAAAAAATTGCATACGACGCACTCGGAGAGTCTACTGGTAGCGTCGCCGCCATCGATACACGGACTGGCGCGGTCCGCGCGCTCGTTAGCAAGCCAGGCTTTAATGCTAACCTATTTGCCAAAGGCATAGACCAAACATCATACAATGCCTTAAGAGACTCTCCTAAACGGCCCTTATTTAACCGCTCACTTCGTGGACAGTATCCCCCAGGTTCAACCTTGAAACCTTTTTTAGGTCTAGCTGGGCTCGACTACAACACCATCAAACCTAATCAAAAAATCATGTGTCCTGGTTTTTACCAACTGCCAAAGCAAAGCCATAAATACCGTGATTGGAAAAGGGGTGGTCACGGTATGACAACTTTACACGACTCCATTGTTCAATCATGTGACGTGTATTTTTATAGATTGGCACATGACTTAAAAATTGACCGTATGCATAACTTCCTCAGTCATTTTGGCTTCGGGCAAAAAACAGGCATCGATATTCTCGGGGAGAAAAGCGGCTTACTTCCTTCTCGCGCTTGGAAGAAACGCAACCGAAACCAGGCTTGGTACCCAGGCGAAACTCTGATTGCGGGTATTGGACAAGGCTTCAACCTGACGACACCACTACAGCTGGCTCATGCAACTGCCATTTTGGCAAATAAAGGCAGCGCACACACGCCATCTCTTGTTGTTAAAATAAATGACACTCAAAGGCAAACAAAACTAACCACCCCAATCGAACTAAACAACGATGAGCACTGGAACTTAATGATTGACGCCATGTACGACGTGGTCAATGGCGCACGAGGAACGGCCCGTAAAATTAAAATTGGTGCGCCGTATAAAATTGCTGGGAAAACGGGCACCGCACAAGTGTTTAGTATAAAACAAGATGAAAAGTATGAGGAAGACAAGGTGTTAGAACACCTCAAAGACCACGCCTTATTTATTGCTTTTGCGCCCG